The genomic DNA TATATCAAGAGTTAAAAGTGGAGAATTGTCTTTTTGTAAAGGTTGTGAAACTTACAGTTTAACATTTAATAATGTCTTTTTTCAATTTGAATTAGAAGAATTAATTCAGTTTAAAAAATACATATCTAAAGTAGATACAGAATATTGGTTAACACATTATGCAAACACAACTCAAAAAAGAAAAATACCCATACAAACATATCATCAAAATTTAATTTTGCTTTTTAATGTCTATGAATTTGAAGAACTAAAAGTGCTTTTAAAAATTAAAAACATTTTTAAAAAAGAAGTTTTATCTCCAGAAGATGTAGATTATACGTTAATTTTGAATTAGTTTTTTCGAATTCTAATTCATAGTGTACGAATTCTAAAACAACTAAAATTTAATACTACTTCCCTACTACTTTTACAGTGTATTAACATTTAAAAAAGTAGAAATCATGAAAACATTCTTAAAAAAATCAGTATTTGTAACCGCAGCATTCTTAGCAACAAGTGCTTTTATTAGTTGCGATTCATCAGTATCAAAAGAAGGGAACCAAAATCAAATTATTGCAGATAATAGCATTCCTATTTCCAAAGAAAATATAGAAATAATCTATCAGAAGCCAATTGTTTTTATTGCAGGTTTCGACAAAGGAAATGAAACTTTTTATTCGAAAGCAAGAACCTATTTTCAAGAAAAAGGTTTAAAAGTAATTGATGGTCAGTATTCTTTAGAAGAAATAATTGTTTGGCTAAATAAAAATGGAAATCAGCATCCGTTTAGCGATATTCATATTGTAAATAAGAGCAACCCTTATAAAGGTATGAATTTAGAAACGGTAGTTAGAGGAGACAAAATTACTGCAGAAACCCTAAGAAAAACCATTACACAAGGTACTTTGCCTAAGTTAAAAAATGTGGTAAATGGTAACTCTAAAATTGTATTTCACGCCTCTGGTTTGGTAGAAAACAAAGCGCTTTTAAAAACTTTAAAAGAT from Polaribacter sp. ALD11 includes the following:
- a CDS encoding DUF6686 family protein gives rise to the protein MCHKTTIISRVKSGELSFCKGCETYSLTFNNVFFQFELEELIQFKKYISKVDTEYWLTHYANTTQKRKIPIQTYHQNLILLFNVYEFEELKVLLKIKNIFKKEVLSPEDVDYTLILN